The Zonotrichia leucophrys gambelii isolate GWCS_2022_RI chromosome 20, RI_Zleu_2.0, whole genome shotgun sequence genome contains a region encoding:
- the PDYN gene encoding proenkephalin-B: MARWALALALCLSLSAVASADCVTQCSLCAAQSRGAESSVQPLMCLWECQGSLSPGPEWEMCRKALALLAPLVALAEGTEPSPQEAEEDEAEPEQALGAAELPPAPAKRYGGFMKMMSKARLLSLLRENAHAKGGLSKKSGGFGRKPGERAAPEDYPGPAGDGDEEPTGAEGPELHKRYGGFLRRIRPKLKWDNQKRYGGFLRRQFKVTTRSDEEPSAYSGEVSDL; the protein is encoded by the exons ATGGCACGGTgggcactggcactggcactctgcctgtccctgtctgcAGTGGCATCTGCCGACTGTGTCACCCAGTGCTCCCTCTGCGCAGCCCAGAGCCGCGGTGCCGAGAGCAGCGTCCAGCCCCTG ATGTGCCTGTGGGAATGCCAGGGCTCCTTGTCACCCGGCCCCGAGTGGGAGATGTGCAGGAAGGCGCTGGCGCTCCTGGCCCCACTGGTGGCCCTGGCCGAGGGGACAGAGCCATCCCcacaggaggcagaggaggatgaggcagagccagagcaggctctgggcgctgcagagctgccaccagcGCCGGCCAAGCGCTACGGGGGCTTCATGAAGATGATGTCCAAGGCgaggctgctgtccctgctccgcGAGAACGCTCACGCCAAGGGTGGCCTCAGCAAGAAGTCCGGGGGCTTCGGCCGCAAGCCGGGCGAGCGAGCGGCCCCCGAGGACtacccagggccagcaggggaCGGGGACGAGGAGCCCACGGGGGCCGAGGGGCCGGAGCTGCACAAGCGCTACGGGGGCTTCCTGCGCCGCATCCGGCCCAAGCTCAAGTGGGACAATCAGAAGCGCTACGGGGGCTTCCTGCGGCGGCAGTTCAAGGTGACCACGCGGTCGGACGAGGAGCCCAGCGCCTACTCAGGGGAGGTCTCAGACCTATAG